Proteins encoded in a region of the Pseudomonas syringae KCTC 12500 genome:
- a CDS encoding DUF2269 family protein translates to MEPITTLNTLHIVATALLLISALVLASGVVKVRLEGDTTVQNRLLKRPLLFFWVLMAVCLATLPFSGWWLVHLKGLSLGQTWVLGSSVLYTLGLCSWVWLVARLNRLRLGAKGGKRGFTLALTVISVVCFVAMAGLTGFKPA, encoded by the coding sequence ATGGAACCCATCACCACCCTCAATACCTTGCACATCGTCGCCACCGCGTTGTTGTTGATCAGCGCGCTGGTGTTGGCCAGCGGGGTGGTCAAGGTGCGTCTTGAAGGCGACACGACCGTGCAGAATCGCCTGCTCAAGCGGCCGTTGCTGTTTTTCTGGGTGTTGATGGCCGTGTGTCTGGCGACGCTGCCGTTCAGTGGCTGGTGGCTGGTGCATTTGAAAGGCCTGTCACTGGGACAGACCTGGGTGCTGGGCAGCAGCGTGCTTTACACCCTGGGGCTGTGCAGTTGGGTCTGGCTGGTGGCCAGGCTCAATCGGTTGCGTCTTGGTGCCAAAGGTGGCAAGCGCGGCTTTACCCTGGCGCTGACGGTGATCAGCGTCGTGTGTTTCGTGGCTATGGCCGGTCTGACGGGCTTCAAACCGGCCTGA
- a CDS encoding HAD family hydrolase — protein sequence MRLALFDLDNTLLGGDSDHAWGDYLCRRGILDAATYKTRNDEFYQDYLAGTLNMTDYLNFTLEILGNTDMAQLEQWHREFMRDCIEPMMLPKALELIAKHREAGDKLVVITATNRFVTAPIVAQLGIDTLLATECEMADGRYTGRTTGVPCFREGKVTRLNQWLEDNAFGLEDSYFYSDSMNDLPLLEQVANPVAVDPDDKLRAEAERRGWPVITLRH from the coding sequence ATGCGCCTGGCTTTATTCGACCTCGACAACACCCTTCTGGGCGGCGACAGCGATCACGCCTGGGGCGATTACCTGTGCCGGCGCGGGATCCTTGATGCCGCGACCTACAAAACCCGCAACGACGAGTTCTATCAGGATTACCTGGCCGGCACGCTGAACATGACCGACTACCTGAATTTTACTCTGGAGATTCTGGGTAACACTGACATGGCGCAGCTCGAGCAGTGGCATCGCGAGTTCATGCGTGACTGCATCGAACCGATGATGCTGCCCAAGGCGCTGGAATTGATCGCCAAACACCGCGAGGCCGGCGACAAGCTGGTGGTGATCACCGCCACCAACCGCTTTGTGACGGCACCTATCGTGGCGCAACTGGGGATCGATACCCTGCTGGCGACCGAATGCGAGATGGCTGACGGCCGCTATACCGGCCGCACCACAGGTGTGCCCTGCTTCCGTGAAGGCAAGGTGACACGCCTCAATCAGTGGCTGGAAGACAACGCGTTCGGCCTCGAAGACAGCTATTTCTACAGTGACTCGATGAACGACCTGCCTCTTCTGGAGCAGGTGGCCAATCCGGTTGCAGTAGACCCGGACGATAAATTACGTGCCGAAGCCGAGCGCCGCGGCTGGCCGGTGATCACCCTGCGTCACTGA
- a CDS encoding RNA pyrophosphohydrolase, with product MIDPDGFRPNVGIILTNDAGQVLWARRINQDAWQFPQGGINPQETPEDALYRELNEEVGLERHDVQILACTRGWLRYRLPQRLVRSHSQPLCIGQKQKWFLLRLISNEQRVRMDLTGKPEFDGWRWVSYWYPLGQVVTFKREVYRRALKELAPRLLSRD from the coding sequence GTGATCGACCCCGATGGTTTCCGTCCTAATGTCGGGATTATTCTGACAAACGATGCTGGTCAGGTCCTATGGGCTCGGCGTATTAACCAGGATGCCTGGCAGTTTCCTCAAGGGGGTATCAACCCGCAGGAGACGCCGGAAGACGCGCTTTATCGCGAATTGAATGAAGAAGTCGGTCTGGAACGACATGATGTGCAAATACTTGCCTGCACTCGGGGCTGGTTGCGCTATCGTCTGCCGCAAAGACTGGTCCGTAGTCACAGCCAGCCGCTGTGTATCGGTCAGAAGCAAAAATGGTTTCTCCTGCGCCTGATCTCCAACGAGCAGCGGGTGCGGATGGATTTGACCGGTAAACCGGAGTTCGATGGCTGGCGCTGGGTCAGCTATTGGTATCCGTTAGGCCAGGTGGTGACATTCAAGCGCGAGGTGTATCGACGCGCACTCAAAGAGCTTGCCCCGCGCCTCTTATCGCGCGACTGA